The following proteins come from a genomic window of Candidozyma auris chromosome 4, complete sequence:
- the STN1 gene encoding Stn1p, giving the protein MALRRDIAPGQNHIALRKWGKTFYSPQLFHLAPTFDKVVPLAIRDIVKAKTMLQVYGVQGLEEHTKGSILINNYPVRCVKIFGRVLSYAYKNYDTGGDRNPNNFYLLTVDDCSGDVSHITVKIPEHCVYEHFEEDALVQVVGRASFVQDYSRQIVGDSLTVLSLGPDLAIEIEFWKQILSTRRLLKHSWKYNPEYVVSKGAVSEPRFSKKDYLHRLEKQKLRLSDAASQITQQFHVLDSFSEDSHLHVDAICLEAGAEHVTSESTGMDPKLLSSVVESEEEVNTDVDFHSQSNAEKSSDEQCIVLD; this is encoded by the coding sequence ATGGCGCTTCGACGAGATATAGCGCCAGGACAAAATCACATAGCCCTACGAAAATGGGGTAAAACCTTCTACTCGCCCCAGCTCTTCCACCTAGCCCCCACCTTCGACAAGGTAGTGCCTTTAGCCATCAGAGACATTGTCAAAGCGAAAACCATGCTACAAGTGTACGGGGTCCAGGGGCTCGAGGAACACACCAAGGGCTCgattttgatcaacaacTACCCGGTAAGGTGCGTCAAGATCTTCGGAAGGGTGCTTTCCTACGCATACAAGAACTATGACACAGGCGGCGACAGGAACCCAAACAACTTCTACCTCTTGACTGTGGATGACTGCTCTGGCGACGTATCTCATATCACCGTGAAAATCCCAGAACATTGTGTATATGagcattttgaagaggACGCCTTAGTCCAAGTCGTCGGGCGTGCACTGTTTGTCCAAGACTACCTGAGACAGATTGTCGGAGACAGCCTCACGGTGCTTTCGTTGGGTCCCGATTTGGCAATCGAGATCGAGTTCTGGAAACAAATATTGAGCACACGGAGGCTTCTAAAGCACTCATGGAAGTATAATCCTGAATACGTAGTGTCCAAGGGTGCTGTGAGTGAGCCAAggtttctgaagaaagattACTTGCATCGCCttgagaagcagaagctACGATTGAGTGACGCCGCCAGCCAGATCACACAACAATTCCACGTTTTGGATAGTTTCTCCGAGGACTCACATTTGCACGTAGATGCAATCTGCTTGGAGGCTGGCGCGGAACATGTTACCAGTGAGAGCACAGGCATGGACCcaaagttgttgagctcTGTTGTTGAGCTGGAGGAGGAAGTGAACACAGATGTGGATTTTCATTCACAGAGCAATGCTGAAAAGTCCAGTGATGAACAATGCATCGTTCTCGACTAA